One Vallitalea pronyensis genomic region harbors:
- the bioA gene encoding adenosylmethionine--8-amino-7-oxononanoate transaminase codes for MNKEALIQMDLDNIWHPCSQMKDYETFDPIIIKKGKGVYLEDIDGNRYIDAVSSWWVNLFGHCHKRIGDVLAQQANTLEHTIFVNFTHEPAIALSERILKVAPQGLEKIFFGDNGSSAVEIALKLSFQYHQQAGRTQKKKFMALTDAYHGETLAALAVSGCELYNAVYKPILMDVERVQGPDCYRCQWGLQRETCKGECIAHVEEIMASHHEEITAIIIEPLIQCAAGMKMYSPIYLKKLRGLCHQYDIHMIADEIAVGFGRTGEMFACDHAGITPDFMCVSKGLTAGYMPLSLVLMTNKIYEGFYDDYTTLKAFLHSHSYSGNPLGCAIAVETLKIFEEEQVIEKNRETAAYMKEKAIKMLQHIPQVGDIRFMGMVGAIELVKDRNTKEPFDWKQRVGYEIYRIAVSKGVLLRPLGNIIYFMPPYVIAKFEIDYMIQVAKESIELYFRRNKP; via the coding sequence ATGAATAAGGAAGCACTCATTCAAATGGATCTTGATAATATATGGCATCCATGTTCTCAAATGAAGGATTATGAGACATTTGATCCCATTATCATTAAAAAAGGTAAGGGCGTCTACTTAGAAGACATTGATGGTAATCGGTATATTGATGCGGTATCATCTTGGTGGGTCAATCTATTTGGTCACTGCCATAAGAGGATTGGGGATGTATTAGCTCAACAAGCGAATACACTGGAACACACCATCTTTGTTAATTTTACCCATGAACCAGCAATAGCGTTATCAGAACGTATTTTAAAGGTAGCGCCACAGGGGTTGGAGAAGATATTTTTTGGGGATAACGGTTCTTCTGCTGTAGAAATTGCCCTCAAATTGAGCTTTCAATATCACCAACAAGCAGGCCGCACACAAAAGAAGAAGTTTATGGCTTTAACAGATGCCTATCATGGCGAAACATTAGCTGCTTTAGCTGTGAGTGGTTGTGAACTCTATAATGCAGTCTATAAGCCAATCCTTATGGATGTTGAACGTGTACAAGGACCTGATTGCTACCGTTGTCAATGGGGACTTCAAAGAGAGACCTGCAAAGGTGAATGTATTGCACATGTGGAGGAGATCATGGCTTCCCACCATGAAGAGATAACGGCTATTATCATAGAGCCCCTTATCCAATGTGCAGCAGGCATGAAAATGTATTCCCCTATATATCTCAAAAAGCTACGTGGGTTATGCCATCAATATGATATTCATATGATTGCTGATGAGATTGCAGTAGGTTTTGGACGGACAGGTGAGATGTTTGCATGTGATCATGCAGGTATTACACCTGATTTCATGTGTGTAAGTAAAGGCTTAACAGCAGGTTATATGCCATTATCATTGGTTTTGATGACCAATAAGATTTATGAAGGCTTTTATGACGACTATACAACCTTGAAAGCTTTTTTGCATTCCCATAGTTATAGTGGTAATCCATTAGGCTGTGCTATAGCTGTAGAGACATTGAAAATATTTGAAGAAGAGCAGGTTATTGAGAAAAATCGTGAAACAGCAGCTTATATGAAAGAAAAAGCCATTAAAATGCTGCAACATATTCCTCAAGTAGGGGATATACGTTTTATGGGGATGGTTGGCGCAATTGAATTAGTAAAAGATCGTAACACCAAGGAGCCTTTTGATTGGAAACAGCGGGTAGGCTATGAAATCTATAGGATTGCCGTGAGTAAGGGTGTGCTACTACGACCTCTCGGTAATATTATTTATTTTATGCCGCCGTATGTCATCGCTAAGTTTGAAATAGATTATATGATACAAGTTGCAAAAGAGAGTATTGAATTATATTTTAGAAGAAACAAGCCATGA
- the bioD gene encoding dethiobiotin synthase, with protein sequence MISATGTDIGKTYVTAGLAYTLAKQGKKVAYYKPIQSGGEEQNKQLVAPDVEFVKSISHKDASIDCYNTYCFREPVSPHLAAEMEQVEMDIHHIIKTYDYLQEHYDVVMVEGAGGLAVPLIRGKIWLYDLIKRLFLDVVMVADAGVGTLNHTLQAYAFAKSKGLKVPLIVLNRYDENKPAHVDNKRIINEEIPAEVFTMGSSPLEEPNHLRKHYTHWLDNKDILAILTGEDCHE encoded by the coding sequence ATGATTTCAGCTACAGGAACGGATATAGGAAAAACATATGTAACAGCAGGCTTAGCCTATACATTGGCAAAGCAAGGTAAGAAGGTTGCATATTATAAGCCCATTCAATCCGGTGGGGAAGAGCAGAACAAGCAATTGGTAGCACCTGATGTAGAATTTGTCAAATCCATTAGTCATAAGGATGCCTCTATAGATTGTTATAATACATATTGTTTTCGGGAACCTGTTTCACCACATCTTGCCGCAGAAATGGAACAGGTGGAAATGGATATCCATCATATTATAAAAACATATGATTATCTACAAGAACACTATGATGTAGTCATGGTTGAAGGGGCTGGTGGTCTAGCGGTGCCTTTGATAAGAGGAAAAATATGGCTATATGATTTGATTAAACGACTTTTTTTGGATGTTGTGATGGTGGCAGATGCTGGCGTTGGTACACTGAATCATACATTACAGGCTTATGCATTTGCAAAGAGTAAGGGGTTGAAAGTACCTTTGATTGTGCTGAATCGTTATGATGAAAACAAGCCAGCCCATGTGGATAATAAACGGATTATCAATGAAGAGATACCAGCAGAAGTATTTACAATGGGTTCAAGTCCATTGGAAGAACCGAATCATCTAAGAAAGCATTATACACATTGGCTAGATAATAAAGATATATTAGCCATATTAACCGGGGAGGATTGTCATGAATAA
- a CDS encoding biotin transporter BioY: protein MKRLTILDRLHISLFAALTAVGAFIKIPFYPVPFTLQFLFCAYAGMLLGARKGLYAQLLYVGIGLVGIPIFANGGGISYVFQPTFGFLIGFVLAAFVIGVLMGRNKQVSPLKKYMVVLTGLGIVYLCGIPYLYFMYNHVSQGDISWFVAIQWGFLPYIIPDMCLSLMVVLTSNHILPILYRERKIESKVS from the coding sequence ATGAAAAGATTAACCATACTGGATAGATTACATATCTCATTATTTGCAGCGTTAACCGCTGTTGGAGCATTTATTAAGATTCCCTTTTATCCCGTACCATTTACGTTACAGTTTTTATTCTGTGCATACGCAGGGATGTTGTTAGGTGCCAGAAAAGGATTATACGCGCAACTATTATATGTAGGTATTGGGCTAGTGGGTATACCTATTTTTGCCAATGGCGGTGGTATAAGTTATGTTTTTCAACCTACATTTGGTTTTCTCATAGGTTTTGTTTTAGCTGCATTTGTAATAGGTGTGTTGATGGGTAGAAATAAACAAGTCAGTCCATTAAAAAAATATATGGTGGTATTAACAGGTTTGGGCATTGTTTACTTATGTGGGATACCTTACTTATACTTTATGTATAATCATGTGTCCCAAGGAGATATTAGCTGGTTTGTGGCCATACAATGGGGATTCCTACCCTATATTATTCCTGATATGTGTCTTAGTTTAATGGTTGTTTTAACATCGAATCATATACTTCCCATTTTATATAGGGAAAGAAAAATTGAAAGTAAGGTGAGCTAG
- the gltB gene encoding glutamate synthase large subunit yields the protein MMHNTYGLPKKQGLYDPQFEKDNCGVGFIAHMKGNKSHAIIEQGLEVLVNLTHRGAVGSDPDSGDGAGILIQIPHAFLKKEMAKLNFSLPEPEEYGVGMIFLPQEPNARYFCEGVFEKHLADEGLTLIGWRNVPINDRACGLTARGTRPMVHQVFIERGNLSPEAFETKLYLVRKLVEKAIREAGHDYTEAFYICSLSSKTIVYKGQLLARQIPEFYPDLTDSSMVSAIALVHQRYSTNTFPSWDRSQPFRFLAHNGEINTLRGNVNWMNAREGILKSDLLGDDIKKLFPIITPGGSDSMNLDNALELLVASGKSLSHAISMLVPEAWQEHTTMDEDKKAFYEYHARLMEPWDGPAGIAFTDGVQIGATLDRNGLRPARYLVTEDDIVVMASETGVLPFESQSILKKGRLEPGKMFLIDTKEGRIISDEEIKSGLSSKHPYKEWIGKNRLTIDDLPHPHDPAVISDDRLLRIQKVFGYTEEELKRILAPMVDLGKEAISSMGNDAPLAVLSDEPQLLTNYFKQLFAQVTNPPIDPIREKLVMSLKQFIGYKGNILRDLKPKKNINFIELDQPILDNASFEKIRHIHHKDIRSVKIPITFSASKGGTGLEEALDSLNERVIRNIEEGYNVIILSDRYIDKYNAPIPSLLATASVHHHLISQKLRTKVDIIVEAGDARDVMHMALLIGYGATAINPYVAFDTILHLTTHKLYVTEELSEKEAYKRYIKALGSGLLKILSKMGIGTLQSYHGAQIFEAVGIHGDVIDRYFPGTPSRIEGIGLDIIAEEVIVRHSNAFNTYRNPYRNLLEGGNLHWRTESEAHLFNPDTISKLQQSCRTGNYNLFKEYAQLVNDQSKKLCTIRGLLDFKTMGAIPLEEVESVESIVKRFATGAMSFGSLSKEVHETLAIAMNQIGGKSNSGEGGEDPLRFVRGTDGTSRNSAIKQVASGRFGVTTEYLVNAEELQIKMAQGAKPGEGGHLPGHKVTEAIAKVRHSTPGIDLISPPPHHDIYSIEDLAQLIYDLKNVNEQARINVKLVSEVGVGTVAAGVAKAHADVVLVSGHDGGTGASPASSIKYAGLPWELGLAETQQTLLMNDLRSRIVVQTDGQLKTGRDVAVAALLGAEEFGFATAALVVSGCIMMRKCQKNTCPVGVATQDPELRKHFTGKPEHLINFFTFLATELREYMAEMGFKTVSDMVGRVDMLEPNALRMHPKAQQIDFNAILYRPELPSRIGPRCVKDQEHGLETIFDRTLIKDAKEAIATGAKVYQEYPIRNIHRTVGTMLAGEVAKKYGGKGLEEDTIHYKFNGSAGQSFGCFATSGMTLELEGDANDYLGKGLSGGKLIVYPNKAATFEADKNIIVGNTLLYGATEGQVYINGIAGERFAVRNSGATAVVEGVGDHGCEYMTGGLALILGPTGRNFAAGMSGGIAYVLDEAGDFEENRCNYQLVVTESLQDDDYEMVQKLMERHVAHTNSKKAKAILERFEDYKEKFVKVISPAYKEVLLKKKAKEVC from the coding sequence ATGATGCATAATACTTATGGCTTACCCAAGAAGCAAGGTCTATATGATCCACAATTTGAAAAAGACAACTGCGGGGTTGGTTTTATCGCTCATATGAAAGGTAATAAATCCCACGCCATTATAGAACAAGGTTTAGAAGTACTTGTTAACTTAACACATCGTGGGGCCGTAGGATCAGACCCAGATTCTGGTGACGGTGCGGGTATTTTAATTCAAATCCCCCATGCATTTTTGAAGAAAGAAATGGCTAAATTGAATTTTTCACTTCCAGAACCGGAGGAATACGGTGTTGGTATGATATTCTTACCACAAGAGCCCAATGCAAGGTATTTTTGTGAAGGGGTTTTTGAAAAACATCTTGCAGATGAAGGACTTACGCTCATTGGATGGCGAAATGTCCCCATTAATGACCGAGCTTGTGGATTAACAGCTCGTGGTACACGCCCCATGGTTCATCAAGTCTTTATTGAACGTGGTAACTTATCACCAGAAGCTTTTGAAACCAAACTGTATCTTGTAAGAAAGCTGGTTGAAAAAGCGATACGTGAAGCAGGTCATGACTACACGGAAGCATTTTACATATGTAGTCTTTCAAGTAAAACCATTGTTTACAAAGGACAGTTACTGGCTAGACAAATTCCAGAGTTTTATCCAGACCTTACCGACAGCAGTATGGTAAGTGCTATAGCTCTTGTTCACCAACGCTACAGTACGAATACTTTCCCATCTTGGGATAGGTCTCAACCCTTTCGCTTCTTAGCACACAACGGTGAGATCAATACCCTTCGTGGTAATGTCAACTGGATGAATGCAAGAGAAGGTATTCTGAAATCAGACCTATTAGGTGATGATATCAAGAAACTCTTCCCTATTATTACACCTGGTGGTTCAGACTCCATGAACCTTGACAATGCATTAGAATTATTAGTAGCCAGTGGAAAATCACTTTCCCACGCTATCTCCATGTTAGTACCAGAGGCATGGCAAGAACACACCACGATGGATGAAGATAAAAAAGCTTTCTACGAGTACCATGCACGCCTCATGGAACCATGGGATGGTCCAGCTGGTATTGCGTTTACAGATGGTGTTCAAATCGGTGCAACCCTTGACCGTAATGGACTTCGTCCTGCTCGTTACCTGGTAACAGAAGATGATATCGTTGTTATGGCATCTGAAACAGGTGTTCTACCATTTGAATCGCAATCAATCCTCAAAAAAGGACGACTTGAACCAGGTAAAATGTTCCTAATTGATACAAAAGAAGGACGTATTATCTCAGATGAAGAGATTAAATCTGGTTTATCTTCCAAGCATCCTTATAAAGAATGGATTGGTAAAAATAGATTAACCATTGATGATTTACCTCATCCACATGATCCAGCTGTCATAAGTGATGATCGCCTATTACGTATACAGAAAGTATTTGGTTATACGGAAGAAGAGTTAAAACGCATTCTTGCACCTATGGTTGATTTAGGAAAAGAAGCTATCAGCTCTATGGGTAATGATGCTCCCCTTGCCGTATTATCCGATGAACCACAATTATTGACCAATTACTTTAAGCAACTGTTTGCTCAAGTGACGAACCCACCCATTGATCCCATTCGCGAAAAGTTGGTCATGTCCTTAAAACAATTTATTGGGTATAAAGGTAATATTCTTCGTGATTTAAAACCGAAAAAGAATATTAATTTCATCGAGCTTGATCAACCTATTTTAGATAATGCCAGCTTCGAAAAGATTCGTCATATTCACCACAAAGACATTCGATCCGTTAAGATACCTATTACTTTTTCAGCTTCCAAAGGCGGCACAGGTTTAGAAGAAGCTCTTGATTCACTAAATGAAAGAGTTATACGTAATATAGAAGAAGGCTATAATGTTATCATCTTAAGTGACCGTTATATTGATAAATACAATGCACCCATTCCTAGTTTATTAGCAACAGCCAGTGTGCATCATCACTTAATTAGCCAAAAACTTCGTACAAAGGTAGATATCATCGTTGAAGCTGGTGATGCTCGTGATGTGATGCATATGGCACTACTTATTGGTTATGGTGCTACGGCGATTAACCCTTATGTGGCATTTGATACCATTTTGCATCTAACGACACATAAACTCTATGTAACAGAAGAACTATCCGAGAAAGAAGCTTACAAACGTTATATAAAAGCCCTTGGCAGCGGTTTATTGAAAATTTTATCCAAAATGGGCATTGGTACGCTTCAAAGCTACCATGGTGCACAGATTTTTGAAGCTGTAGGTATTCATGGTGATGTGATTGACCGTTACTTCCCAGGAACACCATCAAGAATTGAAGGTATAGGCCTTGATATCATTGCTGAAGAAGTAATTGTACGACATAGTAACGCATTCAATACCTATAGAAACCCTTATCGAAACTTACTTGAAGGAGGTAATTTACACTGGAGAACAGAATCTGAAGCTCACTTATTCAACCCAGATACCATTAGTAAATTACAACAATCCTGCCGTACTGGTAATTATAATTTATTTAAAGAATATGCCCAGCTTGTTAACGATCAGAGTAAGAAACTATGTACCATCCGTGGTCTGTTGGATTTTAAAACCATGGGTGCTATCCCGCTTGAAGAAGTTGAATCCGTAGAAAGTATTGTTAAGCGTTTTGCTACAGGTGCTATGTCCTTCGGTTCTCTTAGTAAGGAAGTGCATGAGACCTTAGCTATTGCCATGAACCAAATAGGTGGAAAATCCAACTCTGGTGAAGGCGGTGAAGACCCTCTTCGTTTTGTTAGAGGTACAGATGGCACATCTAGAAACAGTGCCATTAAACAGGTCGCATCTGGACGTTTTGGTGTCACTACCGAATATCTTGTTAACGCAGAAGAGCTGCAAATTAAAATGGCACAAGGTGCTAAGCCCGGCGAAGGTGGACACTTGCCTGGTCATAAAGTAACAGAAGCCATTGCGAAAGTAAGACACTCAACACCTGGTATTGACTTAATATCACCTCCACCACATCATGATATCTATTCTATTGAGGATTTGGCTCAATTAATCTATGATCTTAAGAATGTGAATGAACAAGCAAGAATTAATGTAAAGCTTGTTTCAGAAGTAGGTGTTGGTACCGTTGCCGCTGGTGTAGCTAAAGCACATGCTGATGTTGTCCTTGTATCCGGTCATGATGGCGGTACAGGTGCATCGCCAGCTAGTTCCATTAAGTATGCGGGTCTTCCATGGGAACTTGGTCTTGCTGAAACGCAGCAGACCTTATTGATGAATGACCTTCGAAGCCGTATCGTGGTTCAGACAGATGGTCAATTAAAAACAGGTCGTGACGTGGCTGTGGCCGCTCTACTTGGCGCAGAGGAATTTGGATTTGCAACAGCCGCACTTGTGGTTAGTGGATGTATCATGATGAGAAAATGTCAAAAGAACACATGTCCAGTAGGGGTTGCTACCCAGGACCCTGAGCTTCGCAAACATTTTACAGGCAAGCCTGAGCATCTCATTAACTTCTTCACGTTCTTAGCAACGGAGCTTAGAGAGTACATGGCAGAGATGGGCTTTAAAACCGTTAGTGATATGGTGGGACGTGTTGACATGTTAGAACCTAATGCACTTAGGATGCATCCAAAAGCACAACAAATTGATTTTAATGCGATTCTCTATCGTCCTGAACTACCATCACGAATTGGTCCACGCTGTGTCAAAGACCAAGAACATGGTCTTGAAACTATTTTCGACCGTACGTTAATTAAGGATGCTAAAGAAGCCATTGCAACAGGTGCAAAAGTATATCAAGAGTACCCTATACGTAATATTCATCGTACAGTAGGCACCATGCTTGCAGGTGAAGTAGCTAAAAAATATGGTGGAAAAGGACTTGAAGAAGATACCATTCACTATAAATTCAATGGTTCTGCTGGTCAGAGCTTTGGATGTTTTGCCACATCTGGCATGACCCTTGAACTAGAAGGTGACGCCAATGATTATCTTGGAAAAGGTTTATCTGGTGGTAAATTGATTGTTTATCCTAACAAGGCTGCTACATTTGAGGCAGATAAAAACATCATTGTTGGTAACACCTTGTTGTACGGCGCTACAGAAGGCCAAGTCTATATTAATGGTATTGCCGGTGAGCGTTTTGCCGTACGTAACTCTGGTGCAACTGCTGTTGTTGAAGGTGTTGGTGACCATGGCTGTGAATACATGACAGGTGGTTTAGCCCTTATCCTTGGACCAACAGGACGTAACTTTGCAGCAGGTATGAGTGGTGGTATTGCTTATGTTCTTGATGAAGCTGGAGATTTCGAAGAAAATCGATGTAACTATCAATTAGTTGTTACGGAATCTCTACAAGATGATGATTACGAAATGGTGCAGAAACTGATGGAAAGACACGTAGCTCATACAAACAGCAAAAAAGCAAAAGCTATTCTTGAGCGCTTTGAAGATTACAAGGAGAAATTTGTAAAAGTTATTTCTCCTGCCTATAAAGAAGTATTGCTTAAAAAGAAAGCTAAGGAGGTGTGCTAG
- a CDS encoding glutamate synthase subunit beta yields MGNPTGFKKYPRKVGSYKPELKRIKDFDDIYIPLEDEEIKTQASRCMDCGVPFCSYNCPLGNIIPDYNDLVYHDQWDKALEVLHSTNNFPEFTGKICPALCEASCVLGIHNDPITCKQVELAIIERGWEKGIVKPQPPAVLSGRKVAIVGSGPSGLAAAQQLARVGHSVTVYEREDAVGGCLRYGIPDYKLPQMYIDRRVEQMEEEGVTFLTNTNVGVDVSVDELKETFDVICLTGGSTTPRDLDVSGRNLDGIHFAMDFLPQANKLNAGKEIPSTQVISAKDKKVVVIGGGDTGSDCVGTSIRQGAVDVIQLELLDAPPIERTESQPWPVYPMILRTSSSHKEAYAKFGKDIRNYSIATKSFEGEHGKVTKINCIKLEWSTDANGRKSMKEIPGSEFQLEADLVLFAMGFLHPEHKGMLDDLGVAYDNRGNVSSDNCYMTNIEGIFTAGDMRRGQSLVVHAIAEGRKLAQCVDKYLIGSTFLRSSL; encoded by the coding sequence ATGGGAAACCCAACAGGATTCAAGAAATATCCTCGTAAAGTAGGTAGCTATAAACCCGAGCTTAAACGTATTAAAGACTTTGACGATATCTATATTCCATTGGAAGATGAAGAGATTAAAACCCAGGCTTCTCGTTGCATGGATTGTGGTGTACCCTTTTGCAGCTATAACTGCCCTCTTGGCAATATTATCCCCGATTATAACGATCTTGTTTACCATGATCAATGGGATAAAGCCCTTGAGGTTCTACACTCCACCAACAACTTCCCTGAGTTCACTGGTAAAATCTGTCCAGCACTCTGTGAAGCATCATGTGTCCTTGGTATTCATAATGACCCTATTACCTGTAAACAAGTGGAGCTTGCCATTATTGAGCGGGGATGGGAAAAAGGTATTGTGAAACCTCAACCACCAGCTGTATTATCTGGTAGAAAAGTAGCCATTGTTGGTTCAGGACCATCTGGTCTTGCAGCAGCTCAGCAATTGGCACGCGTTGGTCATAGTGTAACGGTATATGAACGTGAAGATGCTGTAGGCGGCTGCCTACGCTATGGTATACCCGATTACAAATTACCACAGATGTACATTGACCGTCGTGTAGAGCAAATGGAAGAAGAAGGTGTTACCTTCCTAACCAACACCAATGTAGGCGTTGATGTATCCGTTGATGAGCTAAAAGAGACCTTTGATGTGATTTGCCTCACTGGTGGTTCAACCACCCCAAGAGATCTGGATGTATCTGGAAGAAACCTAGATGGTATACATTTTGCGATGGACTTCTTGCCACAGGCAAATAAATTAAATGCAGGTAAAGAAATTCCTTCTACTCAAGTTATCTCAGCAAAAGATAAAAAGGTTGTTGTTATCGGTGGCGGCGATACAGGTTCAGACTGTGTGGGTACATCTATTCGCCAAGGCGCTGTGGATGTCATTCAACTGGAATTATTAGATGCACCACCCATAGAACGGACAGAAAGCCAACCGTGGCCTGTATACCCTATGATTCTTAGAACATCTTCTTCCCATAAAGAAGCTTATGCTAAGTTTGGTAAAGACATCAGAAATTACAGTATCGCCACAAAATCCTTTGAAGGCGAACACGGTAAGGTGACGAAAATTAATTGCATTAAATTAGAATGGTCAACAGATGCTAATGGTAGAAAATCCATGAAAGAAATTCCAGGAAGTGAATTTCAATTAGAAGCAGACCTTGTCCTATTTGCAATGGGCTTCTTGCATCCTGAACATAAAGGTATGTTAGATGACTTAGGTGTTGCTTATGACAATCGTGGTAACGTATCTTCTGATAACTGCTACATGACCAATATTGAAGGTATCTTCACTGCTGGCGATATGCGACGAGGTCAATCCCTTGTGGTTCATGCTATTGCAGAGGGACGTAAGCTGGCACAGTGTGTTGACAAGTATTTAATAGGCTCTACATTCTTAAGAAGCTCCTTATAA
- a CDS encoding D-alanine--D-alanine ligase family protein yields MMKIVVLAGGLSHERDVSLSSGSLIANALREAGHRVLLLDVYEGISLKDINLEHLFKDKSHVPYVYNVPETAPDLHAIKNNCSNGDSLIGPNVIKNCQAADKVFIALHGSIGENGQIQATFDVLGIPYTGTGYIGSLLAMDKDISKKLMREGNIPTPHWVMLEDGMTEQHVIQTMGLPCVVKPCSNGSSIGISMVSTQDELQKAIADAKKIESKVMIEKKIVGREFSVGLLKGEALPVIEIIPKTGFYDYKNKYQPNMATEICPARITTATTIGMQKLALNVHTCLRLGTYSRIDFMLDEKGDMYCLEANTLPGMTPTSLIPQEALAMGISYTQLCNEIVS; encoded by the coding sequence ATGATGAAAATTGTTGTTCTAGCAGGTGGACTAAGTCACGAACGAGATGTGTCCCTTAGTTCAGGCAGTCTTATTGCGAATGCTCTTAGGGAAGCCGGTCATCGCGTCTTATTACTGGATGTTTATGAAGGTATTTCCTTAAAGGACATTAATCTAGAACATTTATTTAAGGATAAGAGCCATGTTCCCTATGTATATAACGTGCCTGAGACAGCTCCGGATTTACATGCAATAAAAAATAATTGCAGCAATGGCGATTCTCTTATTGGACCTAATGTCATAAAAAACTGCCAAGCTGCGGATAAGGTTTTTATTGCTTTACATGGTTCAATAGGGGAGAATGGACAAATACAAGCAACTTTTGATGTGTTAGGTATTCCTTATACTGGAACAGGTTATATCGGGAGCCTTTTAGCCATGGACAAAGATATAAGTAAAAAACTCATGCGTGAAGGTAATATTCCCACACCCCATTGGGTTATGTTAGAAGATGGGATGACAGAGCAGCATGTGATTCAGACAATGGGTTTACCTTGTGTGGTTAAACCCTGTAGTAATGGTTCAAGTATAGGTATATCCATGGTCAGTACACAAGATGAACTGCAAAAAGCTATCGCAGATGCAAAAAAAATTGAATCCAAAGTCATGATTGAAAAGAAAATAGTTGGCAGAGAATTTTCAGTGGGTCTTCTAAAGGGAGAAGCCTTACCTGTTATTGAGATTATTCCTAAAACAGGTTTTTATGACTATAAAAACAAATATCAACCTAATATGGCGACTGAGATTTGTCCAGCTCGTATAACAACTGCAACAACGATAGGCATGCAAAAGCTTGCGCTAAACGTTCACACATGTTTACGTCTAGGCACTTACTCAAGAATTGATTTTATGTTAGATGAAAAGGGTGATATGTACTGTCTTGAAGCCAATACGCTTCCTGGTATGACACCCACCAGCCTCATCCCTCAAGAAGCATTAGCCATGGGTATTTCATATACCCAATTATGTAATGAAATTGTTTCGTAG